The stretch of DNA TCACTGTTatcgttaaatttggacacgtgtcATGTTTTCAAGGGTGGTTTCTGTTTgccacgtgtccaaatttaacgataatagtgaaaaatttgacgggagggaccaacttgaaacctgcaaaaaagataagggaccaacttgaaacttttaaaagataagggaccaacttgaaacctaaaataaagataagggaccaaaagtacaattaagccttatttttttataagtttaaaaataatttaatccaaatagactttttttgttgttgttagttTACAATTCCCATGACCTTAACCGACGAACCAAACCTTCACCAATAGACCAAAAGATTCTAAATTTGTAAAGaccaaaaatttattaaaaaaatagtaaaataaaatttggccTAGGATGGATTAgaaggctaatgctacggtggaccaccttcacaagtggtccaccgtggacaagtgatttaccgaatacgaattttataaaattcagcgttagattgaaagttttagaaaaattaaaaatcatttgatatgttattgagacccatcaagattaacggtaatcttgatgagtctcaataacatatcaaatgattttcaatttttctaaatttttctatggatgatctatatgatataaaatttcaatccaacggtaaattttgtaaaattcgtattcgttataatgttattcatgtcTGTTCTATCATGGACcgcttgatgaagtggtccatattaagataaaagtaacaaatattttgacttaaaaaccaaatattgaactccttattttttgacaaactttttTTAATGCTCAATATGTATTtgcaaaattatcataaatacaCATCAACTTAACAACATGAGGATAATTGTATGCATAAACAATTTGTAGAGATGAaaacatgacatttttttttgaagacaaaaattaaatttagtaattttgcagagaaaaaaagaacttatttaaccaataaaatattaggcaacactaaaaattaacagtataacaataatatatatatatatatatatatcgtaaaaaaaacaataatatatatcgtcaatatataaacatattaagaattataaaaaaaatttcacaaaaaaataaatgtattttaataattatatctaTTAATGGTTCAACCGTAAATACATATTAaactttataaactaataatattaaaaaaatggaaaggtAATAATagtgaaatattaaaatcaccgttggatgtaataataataataataataataataataataataataataataataataatgataataagtTTAAATTCAtacgtttgtttttttttccagaaagTACCatatgtttgtaaaaaaataataatactaaaatcatattattttaataggagcttatccaaaaaataaataaattattttaataggatattataatatttgaatcttgtaaaaaaaaattgaaagatttgatatatgctttgatttattgtggaacaTGATTAGTGATTACATTTATGTGAAAgatatatttgcaaatattGAAAAGtagtatttaatataaaaaatttaataaagaaacaaaatctgcattaaatatTTGCCACTTGTTTACCACGTCAacggtgtaccggtacacgtccacataataCGTGTACCGAAGTGTTcaccaaaatataaattgaagaattaaaagcagagaaagtaataaataattaaggatataataggaaaaatagcattaaatacTTCATTGTTAATATAAAGCGACATGTATTTTGATACAAATCTTTTTCCCAAagttacatatatttttttggtatggAGGGACTACTTGTTATCATCTGTGAAGGCTTGTTGCCTTCTAGTTCCTGTCCCTGATAAAGAAACCTTGTGCGTACAAGTTACAGAAGCTTTTcttaaggaaaaaaacaaaacaactttaacttttcATTAATACTAATTAAATAatcaaaaaatacaaaaagtaccataaaaaacaaacaaattataggtgtaaaatcaaaaaacaaatataagaaaaaataatcgtttacgcggtgtttaagaaatttagttaagtatatttaatttttttaatttcatggAAAACATGAGTTAATTTACTATATTATtctttgaaaagtgatttacGCCTtgaaaatcacataaacttttgaaaagtgaaatgattaaataatggTATATTAGGAAtgatagtattaattagtttaaaagtaattaacttttacttatatttgtgtccaaaatttgaagtattttttttcttatatttatgtccggagggagtaaaaCAGAAAGGTTAAGAttctgaattttaaaataggaggataAAATTCCGATTCAATCAAAATACGTTACCGCATCCGtgaccgcaatttaaaatcatgGTAGATATGTTAAAATCACGGTGATCAATCGTGATTTTTTAAAAGCTATATAATGTAGCTTATGCAAAATCAGAGTGGATCACTGATTTTTGCGTATCCACTATGTACCGAACATTGGCATAGTAGTTCAGATTTTTCACTTCTAGTCACTCGTTTAGCCTATGtcaacaatataattttttttaatccgcttagatttttaatttattaatattattttataataacaaaagttaaatttaaaaatagaaaaactcaTGAACTTCATCTCCATCAaccataaattcaaaataaagaaGCCTATGATACCAAATTGAATAACACAACatcattttgttaaaaaaaattcaaatccaaatccaaaaaaaaaaaaaagtaaactcagctaatattattttacaaattgTTTCTTAAACAAGTAGATTTtggatttcaattttcaatggttTGTTTGTGAGAAgtataaataacaaaacatgTCCCTATTGATCATCATATGCATATGATTCATGAAATTTGAATTCCATCTACCTTGGTTGAGGTAGATTCTCTAGCAGTATTGCATCTTCACCTGGATGTAAAGAACTAGTGGTGCTATGAAAAGATGATCTTGCACTTGTAAGACCATTCGACATAATGCTCATAGTCGACGCTAAGGTTCGGTGTTTCGTATAATTAAGGAATGGTTGTTCTTTTGGGATGGGAATAATGTAGTCTTTTTTTGTTAGCATTTGAACTACTTCTGACATGGATGGTCTAAGAGTAGGAGAAGATTGTGTACAAAGAAGAGAAGCTTGAAGAGCATTTGATGCCTGTTCTTCCACAAAATTTCCATGCAAAGCATGATCAACTGATATTGTAATATTGTTTCCCATGTAATTCTTCCACACCTAATCAAAGTGATTACAATAACATTCTATTAGCTATTAGAAAACTCGAAACTACGTCTTACAACACTCTAGGTGATTTTGTAACAAAGAACTTAAAGTTAATGTTTATAGCCTTTAGCTCCCTCTTTCCTTTACCATTGTGAGCAATGTGAGACATTTTTCAACATGTTTCAATCAATTCCAGCATTATAATAAATCACATGGATTCAATTTCAAATACATACACACGTTAACACATAACAAAACGAAAAAAGAGTAGACAGACGGACACAGAAGTGTCCGTTTGCATTAAGATTAGAGAGAATGCAAATCTTACATAGTGGAGTAGTGAATCTGACCCTTGTGTGAAAACACCATTCTTTTTACCACAGATAATTTCAATAACCATCATACCAAAAGCATATATATCGACCTTCTCTGTAAGTTGTCCTCGGTCGATACACTCGGGAGCCGTTTGTCCCCTGCCATATGCACTTTATTTTAGTTTAGGGCCAAATTAACCATCTATGTATTACATTTACAAGTATATTTTAGTTGAAATTCATTAGAACTTTATCATCATCAATATAATTGCAAAGTAAGGAAGaggtttcaattttaattatatgatttgaaaactcaaataaataaactatacTTACAATGTCTTTGCAATTTTAGTGGTGTTAATATGAGATTTCTTTTCAGCAACACAAAGAGCTAGACcaaaatcaacaattttgggatttagagcttcatcaagtaAAATATTGCTGGACTTTATGTCTCTGTGAACAATCTTTGATCCAGATCCTTCATGAAGATATGCTAATCCCTCAGCTATCCCACATATGATTTGAAACCGCTTCTCCCAAGCTAGAACATTTTCTGCGTCTTTACCTGGTTCATTGAACAATTGATATATGTAGTCAATATATGTAACGGAGAGAGTGTGTGTGTACAATGTTTATGTACTTAAATTGGAAAAGTTAGTATTTACCGAAAAGGATTTGATCAAGACTTTTATTGGGAAGAAATTCATAAACCAAGAGGCTTTCGGGGCCATCATTGCTACACCCCAAAAGTTTCACCACATTCTTATGTTGAATTCCATGAATCAAATTGATCTCATTGAATAACACATCTGTCCATTGTCGTGTATCGAAAAACAAACGTTTAACAGCAACGGTTCTTCCTGATGGGAGTATTGCTTTGTACACAGAACCATGATTTCCGTCTCCCTGCATGCCTAATTTGTTTGTCGGATCAAAATGATCCGTTCCCTTCTCAAGCACATCATACCTAAAACTAAAACCAGCTACATTCGCAAAACTAGGGGATGCACCAAAATTCTTGTTCCCTAAAGATCGATTCGAGTACTATTAGCAAATTAATTAGCACATTAATTAGTTAAATTAAGTATTATAACATTACTTACTTTTTTCATGTAATGTTGTTCTATTCTTGCTCAGAAATACACTAGGGATGATAAGTAAGATGACTAGAATTGCTGATATTACACATCCAAGGATTATCCACTTATGCTTTTCTGTAAAGAAAATGTGAAGAgaaaagtaaattaacacaTGCAAGGATTATCCACTCAAGTCTTATAATATATAGGTATGATCATGGAAAGGTACATTTGAGATTTCTTGctagttaagtttttttttttaatccatatTAGTATTGGATAGAATGTATAgagaaaaatattgaattgaAGTGATGGTTACTACCTCGAGGAGAAGGAGTCCATCTATCATTTAGCACAACAACGTCGTTGTAGAATTTACGCGTTGAATACCTCATAAAACAACCAGTAAACAAGCTTTTACCCTCAGTATTAGGAACACATTCCTGCACTCTTTTCGCCGCTTCTCTCAAACATCTTTGACAACCCCATTTATCCACTGTCTCCCAACATTGCGCAAACGCAAACACCCCACCTTCCTCATCCACCGCAAACCTATGTTCACCTTTACTCACATTCAAAATTACTGACGTAACATGTGAGGGATCCACCGTCTCTCCCCTTTCCGTAGGCCCACACATGTTTGTGTCATGTGTGTTGTCCACGGTCTCTTCGAAGAAAGCATAGTTGTCATAACGAAGGAAGCAACCGTTAAGGTAAATTCTACCTGAAATATTTGGCACACACCTTGATAACAACTGTCTAGCTTGGGTAAAACATGTATAACATTGTGTGGGATTGAGATCACGACGACATTGGCCTAATGCATACATTGGATGCCAATTACCAACTAATGTTTGCGCTCCCCACCCGTGTTCTTTCACCTGAAATGAAATGGCATCCATTACAACCATCCAGTTTTGCATTAACTTGTTGTCActatcatcaccatcatcatcatcatcggcAGGGTACTGATAAGAATCACAAATCAGACCGGCTTCGTGTATCCCACCATTGAAGCAAGCCACACGTGACAAAAACCACGGTATTATGAATATGATGATTCCCCATAAAATGTTGAAATTTTGCATTTCTTTTATGTATCTCTTTCGATTTCAAAATCTGATTAAGAAaggaaaaaattcattttcttttttatatgttgaagaaataaaaaatgaaaatgaagataTCGACTATTTGGCTTCAATGAAGGGATTGTTAATCCCTTTTACCTTTGTCAAAATCTCATTTTCGGGGGATTGATCCCCCGTAGAGGTAGATTGGAAGAGCCGGTAACAACCCtcaagaaaataattttctttgttaATTTTCTAACAAACATAATGATCTTTTTGGTTATTTGCGCAGTTagataacaagaaaaatgatTGCATGGATTATGATTATTAAGGGTGGAATTAACGAACTAacatagattttattttattccttatTTGGATTACCGGTACAAAGCAGTTACGGGTAATTTATTCGGGGACAATACTACTATGGTCCATCTACATTTGAGGTCTATGGTACACCCAAATTTTAACCATTAGGTTAATCTTTTTTCATGATCATATGATGAACCTAGTTttcatactatatatatatattaattattcatcTTTCTCaatatttttctcttcaatttacCTTGAGATTGTCTCATTGTTGGATCCATCTAAAATTTACTTggcaattttatttcattttgtaGGATCATACAACATCGGTTCAAACATATCATGTATTTAGAGGTGATGACAATAGTGGAGGTATCGCGGAAGAGCATTGCTATATCAAGCGAATTTTTATTGCGAATTGCATCACAAAGCACACATTCTAGTGTTATTAAAGCAAGTTTTTCCTGATCTAAGAATATATAAACCATTAGATTGATCCAATAACTACTAACTTTGCAGCAGGCACTGCAACAGAGGGAACTGCTGCTGAGGATCCTGATCGTATATACTACATGTCTACATCCACTTTTTAGTAATATTTAAGCAATCTTTCATAAGGAATTAAGGAATACAAATCAAAACTCTCTCActcaatatatttatataatatgtGCACGTTCttagcaacaacaaaaaatacatgACCCAGGTTAATTATGGTCCGGCATACTATATACCATATACTTTTCAAATCCAGCTTGCTATCATCCATGCTAACATATAGGTCAAAAATCCTGCACAAATGGAAAAGTTACATATAACACAATCACAGTAATTCTCATTTGATTTTCTAAAATGGAAAAGatggagagaaagaaaaaaaaaatccatctgAATTCTGAAATAGCCAATCGAACCTGTAAACATTTTCAACCTCATAGGCCTTGCTCCTGACGATAATAAGGCCACTTCTGTAATATAGACAAATAGTTACACTTGTATATCAACATAGAAAACCAAATATCATGGCCAAGAAAAACAATTTCATTTATGACACCACATATGAGATTTGAATTATGTAAAATGATTACATAAGTTTGCACATTTGAAAGTTATCATTGACCGTCATTAAAATTTCTGATGATTTAAGCATTGGTCTACCGCAGTGGTCCATCGTAAAATTTATCTGTTTATATACACAATATCAATTTTGACAAATAAACTTACTCACCTGAGTCACAATTGGAGGTTGAATTAAAGTCTCCACACATACAAACTTGCCTAAGCCCATCAGAACCATACCCACAACTACCTCCAGTAGCCTCACAAGCACCACAAAACTCATCACTCCCTTGAACAGAATACCTCACACGAATCCCATAAGCCCAATCACCAGGCCCATCAACCTTCAAAGGTGCCACACTATAAGCACTACTATACCCTTCACACTCCAATTTACTAAGATTAATCCCCTTAATAGCCTCATAAGACACAGCACAACACTCAGGTGGGCCAGACCCAAAGCCCAATCTTTTATGGCCCATCATATTCCAAGCAGGACACCCATAATACTCTTCACACCCCATACCAGAAACATTTCTACAAGGCAAGTGTTTTTCAGGAAAGCCTTGAAACAATGGCGAACGAGGTGAACATGAAATGAGCATGAAAACATTGTCGGCTGTTGGGCTCATGTAAGGGGCGCGCCATGGTTCGACAGAGAAACCATTTCCTTTGGTTCCTAATACGAGTGTTTCGCAGGTAGACATGTGTGGCTCATGAAGGGTTATAGCTTGATATGCATAATCTATTTGGAGGACTCTGTAGGAGCCTGAGGTTATGTGGAACATGAGAACATTGTTTATGCAGAAGAGTAAGTCGCGGAAACCTGGGTGGCCACAACCATATTGGAGGGCAAATGGATAATCTATCGTTATGTTTCCGCAATATGATCGACATGTGGTGTTGTTGGAATTGGAACAATGTGAAGGGATGATTAGATATGATAGTGTTGATGATAGAATGATTAGATTATGGAGGGTGGTGAACAATTTGGACATTTTTGTGTTGTTATGAGATTTTGCTTGGTTTGGTTACTTGATGAGTGTGTAAATGTATTGGTGTGAGGATGATTTTTTTAGTTGAAGTAGCTTTATTCTCATGTGGTGGTGTGATGTTGAGGAATCTAGTTTAATTGTGGATGGGTTTTCCTTCACTTTTTTTGTTGGGAGCTTTTGAATCATtggtgttttatttttcttctgttTTAGTGGGACACTTATGCAGCTTTTGAAATTCTGCTTCACTTTAGTATGCTTTTTTTGGGTTGATAAAGTGAATAATCACTTGCTTTAGAACATAGTTGAGTGTAGTTGGTTCTTACTGACCGCACCGAATGCAGCCACATCTGAGTGGTCTAatgttcaaatttcaaactcaattttatatttaatcaTCCGATTTTGATCGGACGGTATATATGTGCTGACTACTAGTAGTAATCATAACCCAAGACATCCCAAATGAAACTAATATTTGTGTATATTGTCCTCTTTTTCAATCTACTTTCCAATAAAATTATTAGTTTTTCAAGTCTCAGGAGCTGTTTTAAAGTATtgattttgttcttcattttgcATGATAACATCCTCTATAAGTGCTATGTGTTCTGCCAACATTTTTGCAACATGGACATTCTTACATGTTCTTGTGTGAGAGACTTTATTGTAGAGTTGTGTTGAACTCTTGTGTGTGTGTATTTTGAATGTTTGTTAAACTGAAAATCGACAAAAGAAGCAGCAGCAAAAATGGACTTGAAGATTTCATTGAATTCAAGATATAATTATTGATGCAAGCTAGCAGGAACTTGAATAAAGATATGTTAATGCAAATGCTATGTTATAGAGTGATGTGTAGCAGTAGAGTTTGTTGAACGTTTCATAGAGAAGTGAAAATATAATGCAAATGCAAATGCTAATGCTATGTTATATTATGAATGTTTTGAGTCCCACATCGTTAGAAGCTGTAAGCTGTTGAGAGAAGCATGATTATAATTTGTTGCAGTGGGGGCCTGCGCTCCTATTtcagtttttaaatttttatttattatgataatGATTATTATTACTTAATTGCTaagttaataattaaaaaacattaattcTTCAATCGTCATATTGACCAAATCATGTTGTGTTGCTTCTATATGGTCACACAGGTTTCTCCTTTAACTTTGTAAACATGAGAGTGCATTGTGCTTCATTTACCATTTTCTCATTCTATTCTTTTTTTTGCAGTTTTCAAAACTGAACCTGAGTTTCTGGGAGATTTTACACAGCTACAAACAGCAACCAGAGTGCAGATCACCCGTTTTTCGTAGTGTATTTGTTGATTGCCCATTGGCAGGCGGCAACAGAAGCATGTTGGAATTATTACATTTTACAATGACATATTCACTCCATCTGTACTGTATGGCCACTGGTGATGGAACTTGTCACTGATGAAGAAACTGTGAAAAGTGACCAATTAGCTGAAGTTGTTAATTCAAAGGATGGTACTTACCTCTTTGCTTGCCTGGCTAAGTTTGCTTTCAATTGTTTGCCCGTTCAATTGTTTGCCCGGCTTCCATTGCTATGCCAGTTCTGCAACCATTGACTTGTGTGATTTTCTATTCACAGGCCATCTAGCTCAATGTCTTGTGTCTCCAGAAATAGTACCTTTCCCAAGATTTCCTGTTATGCATGGGGAAAAACAATACCCCGCAAAAAAATATACGCGTCTCTCCGTTATCATCATCCGAGGTACTAAGTTTCATGTCTGGCTTTCTTTTGACCATTTCTTTTTTCCTACTATGTTTCATGTTTGGCTTTCTTGTGCTGTAATATTTTCCAGTGTTTCCTAGATCATTATGTTGGGAGCAGTCAGAATAGATGCCATGGTTGAAAAGCTACAACTATCTCAGCAGACAGGAGAGAATGTATACTATCTCTTCCAGCGAATCCTAACTCTACGACCCCATATCTTCTCCGATTTGCATATTGACCAAATCATTTTGTGTTGCTTCCTTACAGTTGCAAAGGTTTCTCTTTAAGTTCTTGTAAACCCGACAGTTGTTTCTCTTTAAGTTTTAGTAATCTGAGAATGTAATGTGATTCCATTGCTGttttcacattattttttttttgcaggacCTAATTAACTTTTCCAGGGATTATAGCCAGCTATGGACTGCAACCACAGTACACACCCCCAGTTTTTCATAGTGAATTTGTTGATTGGCCATTGGCATGCCTAGACCAGTCATATGGGAAAACAAAGGGACAGGCTTACATTGTAAAATATTACCATGATATATTATTTCCCTATGTAAAGCCGCTGCTGTCGGAACTTTACACTGTTGTGACACCTGCGAGGAGTTACAAAATAGCTGAATTCATTAACAAAGCCGATGGTACTTGTGTATCTGCCTAGCTAAGTTACTTTCAATTGTTTTCTTGACTTCCATTGCTATGCAAGTCCTGCGATCCATTAACTTGTGTGCTCCATTTACAGGCCATCTAGCTCAATGTCCCGACTCCCGAGCCTCCTAAAATATTTACTTTCCCAAGCCTTCCTGTTATGTCTGTGGAAGAAAAGTCTGCCGCACACTATGCAGGTCTCTCTCCAATAGGATCATCTGAGGTACTAAGTTTCTAGTATGGCTTTCCTtggacttttttatttttcccatATTCTATTTCTTGTTGGTCAAAACATTCAACTGGCATCTTCTTGGGAAAAGAAGCACATGACGCTGTGACTCGTGCAGTAATAGATAAGTTTATGTCAAATGTTTACATTTACAAGGTCAATGTTTTCAATTTTGTACAAACACTTTGTAttttgtactccctccgtttcaaaatgAAAGTTGTCGAAGGTTTTTACATATATATGAAGAAATGCAATGATTAGAAGAAAGAGAATTGTTATTTTACTCACCAAATTATCCTTTTTAACTATTGGTTTGTTTTCCGCTAAAGTAAAAAGAATGCTTTGGGAGTAATGTACATAGGAGTATTAATTGGACTATTGGAGGGTTcaattggaaagaaaaagtTAACATTGCATTGGAAGCTGAAAATGATCTTcatttttaaacaattttttatttatattttgctaAAATGACACTCATTTTGAAATGGAGGCAGTGATTTTTAAACTTTCGATTTCTAGTACAGACGGATTTGTATCTGCAATAAAATTGTTGACTTAGAGAACCAAACCAACTATTTGTTTCGTTGATCGA from Trifolium pratense cultivar HEN17-A07 linkage group LG5, ARS_RC_1.1, whole genome shotgun sequence encodes:
- the LOC123886882 gene encoding cysteine-rich receptor-like protein kinase 1, which gives rise to MQNFNILWGIIIFIIPWFLSRVACFNGGIHEAGLICDSYQYPADDDDDGDDSDNKLMQNWMVVMDAISFQVKEHGWGAQTLVGNWHPMYALGQCRRDLNPTQCYTCFTQARQLLSRCVPNISGRIYLNGCFLRYDNYAFFEETVDNTHDTNMCGPTERGETVDPSHVTSVILNVSKGEHRFAVDEEGGVFAFAQCWETVDKWGCQRCLREAAKRVQECVPNTEGKSLFTGCFMRYSTRKFYNDVVVLNDRWTPSPREKHKWIILGCVISAILVILLIIPSYSNRSLGNKNFGASPSFANVAGFSFRYDVLEKGTDHFDPTNKLGMQGDGNHGSVYKAILPSGRTVAVKRLFFDTRQWTDVLFNEINLIHGIQHKNVVKLLGCSNDGPESLLVYEFLPNKSLDQILFGKDAENVLAWEKRFQIICGIAEGLAYLHEGSGSKIVHRDIKSSNILLDEALNPKIVDFGLALCVAEKKSHINTTKIAKTLGQTAPECIDRGQLTEKVDIYAFGMMVIEIICGKKNGVFTQGSDSLLHYVWKNYMGNNITISVDHALHGNFVEEQASNALQASLLCTQSSPTLRPSMSEVVQMLTKKDYIIPIPKEQPFLNYTKHRTLASTMSIMSNGLTSARSSFHSTTSSLHPGEDAILLENLPQPR
- the LOC123887130 gene encoding uncharacterized protein LOC123887130, whose amino-acid sequence is MSKLFTTLHNLIILSSTLSYLIIPSHCSNSNNTTCRSYCGNITIDYPFALQYGCGHPGFRDLLFCINNVLMFHITSGSYRVLQIDYAYQAITLHEPHMSTCETLVLGTKGNGFSVEPWRAPYMSPTADNVFMLISCSPRSPLFQGFPEKHLPCRNVSGMGCEEYYGCPAWNMMGHKRLGFGSGPPECCAVSYEAIKGINLSKLECEGYSSAYSVAPLKVDGPGDWAYGIRVRYSVQGSDEFCGACEATGGSCGYGSDGLRQVCMCGDFNSTSNCDSEVALLSSGARPMRLKMFTGFLTYMLAWMIASWI